One region of Emys orbicularis isolate rEmyOrb1 chromosome 4, rEmyOrb1.hap1, whole genome shotgun sequence genomic DNA includes:
- the HARBI1 gene encoding putative nuclease HARBI1, which translates to MAVPIAILDCDLLLYGRGHRTLDRFKLEDVTDEYLVSMYGFPRQFIYYLVDLLGASLSRPTQRSRAISPETQILAALGFYTSGSFQTRMGDAIGISQASMSRCVANVTEALVERASQFIHFPEDEASVQSLKDDFYGLAGMPGVLGVIDCTHVTIKAPNAEDLSYVNRKGLHSLNCLMVCDARGALLSAETHWPGSLLDCTVLQQAALNSQFETGLHKDGWLLGDSSFFLRTWLMTPLHIPETTAEYRYNMAHSATHSVIEQTFRTIRSRFRCLDGSKGTLQYSPEKSSHIILACCVLHNISLEHGLDVWSSPATGQMEQPEEEYEQMESLDSEACRIRRELLLTHFS; encoded by the exons ATGGCTGTTCCTATTGCGATTCTTGATTGTGACCTCTTGCTCTATGGCCGAGGACACCGGACGCTAGATCGCTTCAAGCTGGAGGATGTCACCGATGAGTACCTGGTGTCCATGTATGGCTTCCCCCGACAATTCATTTACTATCTAGTGGATCTGCTGGGAGCCAGCCTCTCTCGCCCTACACAGCGGTCCAGAGCCATCAGTCCAGAGACACAGATTCTTGCAGCATTAGGTTTCTACACTTCTGGCTCCTTCCAGACTCGCATGGGGGATGCCATTGGCATCAGCCAGGCCTCTATGAGCCGCTGTGTTGCCAATGTCACTGAAGCACTGGTGGAGAGAGCCTCACAATTCATTCATTTTCCAGAGGATGAAGCCTCTGTGCAGAGTCTGAAGGATGACTTCTATGGGCTGGCAGGGATGCCTGGAGTGCTAGGGGTGATTGACTGCACCCACGTGACAATCAAAGCACCCAATGCTGAGGACCTATCCTATGTGAATCGAAAGGGTCTGCATTCTTTAAACTGCCTAATGGTGTGTGATGCTAGAGGAGCACTGCTGAGTGCAGAGACGCACTGGCCAGGCAGCCTGCTGGACTGCACTGTGCTGCAGCAGGCAGCTCTTAATAGCCAATTTGAAACTGGATTGCACAAAGATGGCTGGCTACTTG GTGACAGCTCCTTTTTTCTCCGCACATGGCTGATGACCCCTCTGCATATCCCTGAGACCACCGCAGAATACCGTTATAACATGGCACATTCTGCCACTCACAGTGTCATTGAGCAGACATTCAGGACCATTCGATCCCGGTTCCGTTGCCTGGATGGATCCAAAGGCACCCTGCAGTATTCTCCAGAGAAGTCCAGCCACATCATtctggcctgctgtgtgctccataacaTCTCTCTTGAACATGGGCTAGATGTGTGGTCTTCCCCAGCAACAGGACAGATGGAGCAACCAGAGGAGGAATACGAGCAAATGGAATCGCTGGACTCTGAAGCCTGTCGTATCCGCCGCGAGCTTTTGCTTACTCATTTTAGCTAA